A stretch of DNA from Vanrija pseudolonga chromosome 6, complete sequence:
CGATCAGTGATTGAATTCTCCCCGCCGTGACTGCTAACCCTACATCCGATAATCTATGATGATGCTGCTACCACGCCACACCCCGTCTACTTCTTGGAGTCGTTGGCGTGGGGCGGCCTAATGTGGGGGTAGATCTTTCCGGGGTTGAACAGGTTGTGGGGGTCGATAGTGCGCTTGACCGTCTCCATGAGGTTGACGGTACCCTCACCGAGCTCGGTGTCGAGGTACTCGATCTTTCCGAtaccgacgccgtgctcgccggtgCAGGTTCCTCCGAGGCGGATGGCACGCTCAACCATGTCGTGGACTGCCTCCTTGACGCGgtggagctcgtcgtcgttggagaagagggcgagcgagtggaCGTTGCCGTCACCGACGTGGCCGAAGTGGCatgcctcgaggccgcgcttCTCAAAGTCCTCCGACGTCTCCTGCACCAGGCGCGGGAGCTTGGAGATGGGAACACACACGTCGGTCGTCCACACGCGACCGTCAGGGCGAAGAGCGAGAACCGACCACAGGGCAGCCTTGCGGCCCTCCCACAGGTCCGCAGCCTCCTTGTCCGTACGCGAGAACTCGaagcccttgccgccgtgcTTGGACGTCAGgtccttgacggccttggccgTCTCCTTCATGATGGCCTCGGAGCTGGGCGCCGGGTCAGCGAATGCGAGCACGAAGTCCATCACACGACGCACCCCTGGAACTTGAAGAAGAGCGTGTCCGTCTCGGGGTACGACCtgcccgcgaggccgccgaggttgatgGCGCGGATGGTACGGCCGTCGAGGTACTCGACGCACTCTGCGTTGGGTGAGCGGGAGACACACTTTGGTGTAGGCGGCGTTCACACTCACGAACAGGGTAGCCCTCGTTGACAACCTCGGTGGCAGCACGGACAGCCTCCTCAACACTGGGGAAGTTGACAATGGCGACCTTGGTAGGCAGGGCGGGGGCGAGACGGATGGTCGCCTCGGTGATAATACCGAGCGAGCCCTCGGCACCAATGAAGAGCTTGGTCGCGTCCCAACCGGCGCTCGACTTGCGGGCGTTGGAGCGGGTCTTGATCACCTCGCCGGTGGGGAGAACAACAGTGAAGTTGATGAACCACTCGGCCTTGGCAGTACCGTAGCGGACAGCGTTGGTGCCCGAGCAGCCGGTACCGGCCATGCCGCCGATCGTGGCGCCGGGTCCAGGGTCGAGAGGGAAGAAGAGCTTGACGCCGTCcttcttgagctgctcgttGAACTCGTCCCACTTGACACCGGCCTGaacgacggcctcgccgtcagcCACGCTCAGGCTGACCACCTTGTCGAGACGCGACAGGTCGATCGAGATACCGCCGTAAGGCTAAGGGCGGGCGTTAGTACACAGCATCACACTCAACGGCGCCCACTCACCGAGCTGTAGTGGCCCTCCAAAGAGGTACCGCCCGCAAAGGGCGTGATGGGGATGCGGTACTTCTGGGCGATGCGCACAAGGTCCTGGACCTCGGAGGTCGAGTCGACCCAGACGACGACAGTCGGGCGGTGAGCCTCATGGTACGACCAGTCTGAGATGCCGTGGGCGCtgaggtcgtcctcgtccgtgCTGACGCTGTCCTCCTTGTTGCGCGACTTCCACAGCTCCTGGATCTCGGCAATGGCGCTGCGGTACGCAGTGGGGGTGCCGTACTTGGGCTGGTTGAGGTCCTGGAGCCTGATGGCGACGCCCGAGTCAATAAGGGTGGGCGCGAACGCGGGCTGGACAAAAGTGCTCGCAATGGCGAAACCGGCGGCTCCGGCGCTGAGGATGAGCGCAATGTTCAGGAAGGCGGTAGCGCTCGCCAGCGACTTGCGGGCCTTTGCCTGCTCCTCGGGGGTGGGACGGCCAGACTGCGTCGACTGGAAGCGGAACGTCTGGCGAGCCTGCAGGCGGGGCGCAGACCGCAAGCTGCTAGCTGTGCTGGAGCGCACCGATGCGCGCAAGGGAAGGGCGGCACGAGAAAACATTATTTTTGTtgagacgacgacgaggtggaggagaaAGAAAGCAACGTCGCTCTCGCGCTTGCGCCTTATGGGGAGCGAGCTCGTCATGAAAGCACGGAggctccgcgcgcgcgtgcttgcttgcttcgGTTCAGATACCGAGAAACCGAAGCCGCGGGCCTTGGCGCCCAATTGGCCGAAGTGAGGGGCAGGCAGTAAGCATTAGAAACGGCAGGGCGGGGCATTAGGATATCGCGCAATGTGTGGTTAGCGGTCGAGGGTCGCGGGTGAGCCAGTGTCAGTTGTGCCAGGGTAGCATTTGCCACGAAAACCGATTAGCGCCATACACGACATCGATTTTGGCGGTCTTGGCCGACAGACGCGCCGTGACTCacacggcgccgctcgcttgTTGCTTAGTAAGGCGAGGAACAAGAGATGGCTACAGCCATCATGTGAGCGAGCCGTGGCGGTGACCGGCCCGCTGGGGGTCAATGTGGTGACTGTGTTGCTAGAGCAACAACACACTGACTGTCGTCTGTGGCGGAATCACCATTCCGGATTGCGACGACACGGTAATCAATCCGATGATATGAGCTCTCGGGATCGGTTCTTGATTCCAGCCGGCCAGATTCTCGATATTCGGGTAGAGGATACCGTGGAGAGTCGTGTGCATGCGgccgtgtgtgtgcgggACGAGTTGTGTGATGCATGCGAGGTGGCGGGGGAGAAGGTATTGTTGGCAAGTCGAGCAAGGCAGGCAGTCACTGCCACGCGGTATCATCACGTGACTGGATGTACGGAACCAGAGTTGAAACGAGACACTGCTCACTATAACGGAGGATCAGGCACGTATGACGGGCGGgggcacccacccacccaggctGACGTCGAGCCGCCATTCCCTGCCTTCCCTGCCTTCCCTGCCTTCCCCggcccgtcgcgcgcctggctggctggacgcGTTCAAAGGACAAAGGCAAAAGATCCGCAGATACCactggctgggtgggtggtccAAATCGAGCACCAGCCGCATGCCGCCACCATAACGCCAGCCAGACCCGTGACTGGGCTCTTTCTCTCCTACtgaacacgacgacgataGCGAGCACCttactctctctctcttcaGTCGCTCACTCAGTACGCAACACAGGCAATGACCACCCCGGCCTCAGGCACTGGCGCTGAGGCgtctggcgccgtcgtcgtctcgacCACCACGGTCGAGACAACGACGCTCGCggcaccttcctcgccgctcgtcggcgcaggCTTCGACCCAGAGGACGAAGGCACCTCGGTCTTTGAGCTGGTACACACGCTCCACGCTACCATCACTGCGGCCATCGACACGCCCATGACGTGGGACGAGCTCAAGTCGCCCAGCGTCAACTACACGCTCGTCAAGCCCATTGTGCAGCGCTTCAAgccgaccgaggacgacgacgacgataaCGACGGCcactcgctcggcggcgtcctctACGCCATCTTTGCCAACCGGTACGTCCCAAGGCCGTAGACCCCGCGCTGATCCCCAGTGTCCAGTTCATCAACCTcgcggacgaggacctcTCGTACGCGCCGCTCCAGTCCTCGCGCGCCCTGTTCtgcgagctcctcgccagTGAGTAACCAACCCCGTCACGGTGACTGGGAGCGCACGTTCTCTAACCTCGCACCCAGTCAAGATCCTCCGCACGAGCCCAACGGTgcaggacgaggccgagctctgCAGCGAGCTTGTGCGTGCGTGGAgtgcgctcgagggcgcTCCGGACACCGTCATTGCCTCGCTGCATGACGGCGAGCGTCTTGTCAAGACCcgcacgtcggcgctcgacctcgccatcgTGTCTGGCTCCAAGAAGTTCCTCTCCCAGCCCCTGGTGCAGCACCTCATCACCCTCATCTACGATGGTGATCTCATCTACTCGCCCGTGTCGAGCCACGCCCTCATCGCCGACTCGCTCTCCAATCCCGCTCCTaagcgccgtcgtcgcggtatCACCAGcaccgaggagcacgaggaggaggaggaggaaagCCAGCCAGTCGAGGTGTACGCCTACAATCCTTAcaaggctggctggctcgacTACCAGCGCCTCAGAGTcccgcgctggcgccgctggaTCGAGTTCCTCTCGCTTACCATCCTCATCACGCTCTTCCTCCTGACCCTGTCGAGTGAGTCGGACCCTGTGGCGCTGACGACACTGCTGACCTTGCagcccgccgcgtccgccacCCTATCCACTTCACCAACGTCGAAATCCTCTTCATTGCGTACACGTTTGGCTTTATCCTCGACGAGTTTGCCGCCTCCAAGGAGCACGGTCTCGCCGTGTACCTCGCGTCCGTGTGGAACACGTTTGACCTGACGTTTATCGGCATCTTCCTCACGTATCTCTTCCTTCGCCTGAGATCGCTCGCGACGCACGACCCGGCGACCGCGGATCTCGGCTACGATATCctgtcgctcggcgcgtgtATCCTCTTCCCGCGTCTGGCGTTCATCCTGATCCAGGACAAtgtcgtgctcctcgcccttcggGGCATGATCGCCACGTTCTTCGGCTTCATGGccctcatcgccatcgcGTTCAGCGGCATCTTCTTCTGTCTCTGGACCATgggcaaggagaagcagATCCGCACCGGCCGCATCTTTGGCCTCATGTTCTCGACCTGGTTtggcggctcgtcgagcgtctttGGTTTTGAGCGCGTCCCGCCCGAGGAGATCCACCCGACCCTTGGCCCCGGCGTCCTCTTCGCCTATGCGCTTCTCTGCGGTCTCTTCCTCGTTCCCATGCTCACGTCCCTCCTGTCCAACAAGTTCTCGGCAGTCCGGTCCAACGCCAACGAGGAGTACCTCTTCCAGCGTGTCGTCACCACGGTTGAAGGTGTCAAGTCGGACGCCATCTTCTCGTACCTGCCGCCATTCAACATTGCCGCGCTGGTTATTCTCCTGCCTCTGGGTGAATTCGCCAGCCCACAGACCCTCCACAACGTCAACGTCTTCCTCATCCGCCTGACGGTGAGTTTGCCGCGGCTCTCGGCGCTTCTGGACACCCCACTGATGATGACGTCAGAACTTCCCCCTTCTCTTCCTCATCTCCGCCTACGAGCGCTCTCGCTACCGTGCGCTCCGCCGtgccgtccgcctcggcgagcgcggcgtgcaccCCGAGTACAAGAACAGCTGGACCGAGTGAGTACTGAGTGGACTGTTCGTGGCGTCTGGGCCGACCCTGACAACAACGCACAGCACCTTCCTTGGCGGCGGAGCCCAGAGCGTCATCCGCGCTGCCTTTGAGGTTGCGCCACCCGTGGTCAAGCAGGAGACGCCGCCTGCGTCCGAGAGCCCCTCCAaggctggcgccgacgtcaagcCTGGCAAGGATACGCTTGCGCCAGCGGCCAAGAAtggcaaggacaaggctgcgccgcctcctctccctcttGCCGCGTCCAAGCCGGCCGGCCGTCCACTCGAGTCGCCTCTTGGCAGGCTGTTCCGCCAAGAGCGCAGCGGTGCGACGGTCACTGTCACTGCGGAGGAGTGGGCCGAGGTCCGCGACTCGCagaagcgcctcgaggagatGCTTGACAAGCTCCTCGCGGTGAGCGGGGCCGCCAAGTAATCTCGGCCCTGAGTAACCACTGCGGCCATCATCGCCGCACCGCCTCTCGGCGATTGAAGTTTCTCTCCTTCTTGTACATAGTTAATCTTTACGACCGTAGTCCACTTGACGGCACTTCACGACGTCATCACGTCAATCATacgccccctcctccacctccaaATGCAACAATGTTTTCCTTACGTGTCCGGCTCAGCTGGTGCATTACTGATATAATAGTCTTGTCTGCCAGACGTGCGTGTGCGTGTTTGCGTGTGTTACACCTGGTCCAGCCGAAAGATATAGGTATTATGATCaatgggggagggggaggggtcCGCCTAGTTCTTGCCGGGGGGAGGGCCGGTGGGCGGGGCGTAGCTGCTGGTGTTGTTGGCGTGCGGGGGAGGGCCGCTGGGGGGAGCGTACGAGTTGCCCTGGCCTGGGGGTGTGTCAGCGCTGTGTTCTACTACGGCCGGTATGACAGAGTGgacgcctcgacgccatcctgCACTGCAGTGTTGCGCAGTCGCAGATGGGTCTCGGCTCTGCTCGCTCCAACCCAACTTACCATAGACGGGGGGCGAGTCGATGCCGCCCTTGAGCTCATtctccttggcctgctcgtACTCGTacccgtgctcgacgtcgccgccgccctgcgcgccgtcggcagtGCGCGACTGGCCATAGTagccggccgcggcgccgccgggctggTAGCTGTTGGGCGGGGGGGCGGGGTTACCGTACGCGCTGTAGCCGCCGTACACGCcctgcgggggcggcgggttgTTGCCGTACGGGACCGACGGCTGGACGTTGTTCGTCTgcacgggcggcgggcggaaCTGCGCGTTGGCGGCCTGCTGCCTCctgcggcgcgtgcgtcAGCGAGCGCTGTAATGTAATGTCTTGGCATCACGCCGACTCActtgcggcgcgcgactcCACACAACGtcaggaggaggaagacgaacACGGCGACACCGATTCCGATACCGATGCGCGCGCCCGTCGAGAGGCGGTTGCAGTAGTACGCTGTGGCGTGGGGTTAGCTGGGCTCGAAGCTGAGCGCGCCGATGGACAAGGTGCGGAGCGCACGCCCTAGTccctcggcggcagctccATCCGCCACTCACCCCGGCCGTACCGGTCGTAACAGATGCTCcgggccgcgacggcgccaggAGCCTGGAGTAgggcgccagcgagcgcgagtgcgaTGGCGGTGCtcattgtggtggtgtgtaTGGGGTGGATGTGCGATGGCAAAGAAGATCAATGTGTGATGGTAGAGCGTGATCGGCTCGGCGGAGCAGGGGGGAGTCAGTCACTTGAGATTCCTCTGTCCGTGCGCCCGCCACCGACTCGGAGTGGCAAAACATGGGTGGGGCTTGGCGCGGAAGCAAATGCGCCGAAGCGAGTGTGACGAGTGAGCGCGTGGCGAGAATGTGGCACTTTGGGCTGGCGCGTGGCTTCCACGTGGGAGGCTTACTCGGccccccaccacaccccgGCGACCAAGCCAAGTGGCGACGGACGCCAGGCGACGACACAGCGCTAATCTGGCTCTATTCACGCCACAGAGCgcggagcagcagccaggccCTGAGCCAACCGGTGCTGTCGAGCAGCaacggcgcagcgcagcagcgtgcTGCTGTGGACACAGCGACACAGGCTATCCTCCTTTCGTACGACCCCTGAGCCAGTGCTGTGGACTCATGTTGGCGGGAGATCAGCAGGGCACGCCGGTGCCGTGGGCACGCAGCTGCACGGATGCCGAGAAGCGAGGGGGGATTACGGTTCCAGCTCGCGTCCTTCTCGCCGTGTCGTTGCTGGAgctgcttcttcttgcccgaTGCATGCGGCCAAGAGgagcgcacgcacgcagatCGCTGTGCTTGCGCTGCACCGAGCTATGCGCCTATGCTGCCCAGCGTCGCTCCGCTCCGCTGCGTGCGGCTCCGACTGTCAACcgaagcaagcaagcaagcagccGCCT
This window harbors:
- the DLD gene encoding D-lactate dehydrogenase [cytochrome], mitochondrial — translated: MFSRAALPLRASVRSSTASSLRSAPRLQARQTFRFQSTQSGRPTPEEQAKARKSLASATAFLNIALILSAGAAGFAIASTFVQPAFAPTLIDSGVAIRLQDLNQPKYGTPTAYRSAIAEIQELWKSRNKEDSVSTDEDDLSAHGISDWSYHEAHRPTVVVWVDSTSEVQDLVRIAQKYRIPITPFAGGTSLEGHYSSPYGGISIDLSRLDKVVSLSVADGEAVVQAGVKWDEFNEQLKKDGVKLFFPLDPGPGATIGGMAGTGCSGTNAVRYGTAKAEWFINFTVVLPTGEVIKTRSNARKSSAGWDATKLFIGAEGSLGIITEATIRLAPALPTKVAIVNFPSVEEAVRAATEVVNEGYPVQCVEYLDGRTIRAINLGGLAGRSYPETDTLFFKFQGSEAIMKETAKAVKDLTSKHGGKGFEFSRTDKEAADLWEGRKAALWSVLALRPDGRVWTTDVCVPISKLPRLVQETSEDFEKRGLEACHFGHVGDGNVHSLALFSNDDELHRVKEAVHDMVERAIRLGGTCTGEHGVGIGKIEYLDTELGEGTVNLMETVKRTIDPHNLFNPGKIYPHIRPPHANDSKK
- the YVC1_0 gene encoding Calcium channel YVC1 — its product is MTTPASGTGAEASGAVVVSTTTVETTTLAAPSSPLVGAGFDPEDEGTSVFELVHTLHATITAAIDTPMTWDELKSPSVNYTLVKPIVQRFKPTEDDDDDNDGHSLGGVLYAIFANRVQFINLADEDLSYAPLQSSRALFCELLAIKILRTSPTVQDEAELCSELVRAWSALEGAPDTVIASLHDGERLVKTRTSALDLAIVSGSKKFLSQPLVQHLITLIYDGDLIYSPVSSHALIADSLSNPAPKRRRRGITSTEEHEEEEEESQPVEVYAYNPYKAGWLDYQRLRVPRWRRWIEFLSLTILITLFLLTLSTRRVRHPIHFTNVEILFIAYTFGFILDEFAASKEHGLAVYLASVWNTFDLTFIGIFLTYLFLRLRSLATHDPATADLGYDILSLGACILFPRLAFILIQDNVVLLALRGMIATFFGFMALIAIAFSGIFFCLWTMGKEKQIRTGRIFGLMFSTWFGGSSSVFGFERVPPEEIHPTLGPGVLFAYALLCGLFLVPMLTSLLSNKFSAVRSNANEEYLFQRVVTTVEGVKSDAIFSYLPPFNIAALVILLPLGEFASPQTLHNVNVFLIRLTNFPLLFLISAYERSRYRALRRAVRLGERGVHPEYKNSWTDTFLGGGAQSVIRAAFEVAPPVVKQETPPASESPSKAGADVKPGKDTLAPAAKNGKDKAAPPPLPLAASKPAGRPLESPLGRLFRQERSGATVTVTAEEWAEVRDSQKRLEEMLDKLLAVSGAAK